From the genome of Zalophus californianus isolate mZalCal1 chromosome 5, mZalCal1.pri.v2, whole genome shotgun sequence:
gataCCACCTAGTgtaaattttcagtttaaaaattacCAGGGGAATTGATTTGAGCCAAAACGGAACCCAATTTCTTTATGTATGTCCCAAATAGTTCATAAAATACACCAACTAATACAATTATTCAATTCAGTGCcataaatgtgaaaacaaaacaagaagtcaTTGAAGATTGATTTACTTAAATTGCACAATGTGTGAAACCCTCTAATATTTGGAAATATGGCATGTGCTGGGATGCGTGAATggaaattttctatttgttttcataaatttttatttaaattctagttagttaacatacagtgtaatattagtttcaagtgtacaatatatcATTTCAACACTTCCAAagaacacccaatgctcatcacaataagtgcactcttctttttttttaaatttttaaaatgatgattgatgatgatgatttttaataagtgcactccttaatccccatcacctatttaatccatcctcCCCCACGTCCatccccctggtaaccatcagtttgttctctatatttaagagtctgtttcttggtttctctctctctttcacaaagTCTAGAGAAAGGCTGGAACAGTATAGTTGGGCATCCTCTCAAATACCTGTGCTCACCCAGATATTTCCACTAGATCTATGACTTATGTTGTCTCTCCTCTCATTTTCATTAATATTCCAAACTCTAGTCATTTTAGGCCTGTGTTTAATCTTacgttttaaaattttcctttttattttcagctCTACTGTGCATTTTCCTTATATACCTCCACTACTCTTACATACACTTAATTTTCCTCTTATTAAGTCGCTTTTCTtcaaaatatcctttttaaaaaatcaacctgGGTCTTCTCTATTATGCATCAACAATTGGCATGAAAACATATAGAAGGACCAATATGCTTTAGCTAGAATGTTAAGATTTttcaatttcatataaataatgaGACACttagtctctttatttttttaatttttgatttctttttaaaagtttttttttacttaaattcaatttagttaacatatggtgtattattagtttcagggatagaattaacaattcatcagttgcatataacactcagggCTCATTaaatcaagtgccctctttaatgcccatcacccagttaccccatcccctcacccacctcccctccagcaaccccattttgtttcctatagttcagcatctcttatgttttgcttccctctctgtttttattttattttattttttttcccttcctctatgttcatttttttgtttcttaaattccacatatgagagaaatcatgtggtattttgtctttgactgacttattttgcttagcataataaactctagttccatccatgttattgcaaatggtgagatttaattgtttttttatagctgagcaatattccatacttaatctcatttttaaaataacaagggacacttgggtggctcagatggttaagcatctgacttcagctcaggtcatgatcccagggtcctggacccTGAGCTGGGCTTcctgcaagcagggagcccacttttccctcttttccctgttcatgctttctctctcactcaaataaatgaataaaatcttttaaaaaataacaaataagctGGCAGTTCTTCATATTGATTGCATTgggaataaaattatatttgttattttttttagttttatataccCTTGTTTCAGAAAATTTGGGTTTCCTCAACAACAACATCATTAGAATAAGTGAAATTACCTAGTATATAGTGgtcatacaaataaatgaattagcgACCTAAGAATGAGTTTGTCACTGGTTTCAATATTTAGCATATCTCATTCTTTAAGGCACTCTTCTATGTCCAAATGTTAGAAATGggaatgaaactttttttttggtatattagcataatattttaattctgtgaaaaaaataaagtcatgccATTTTTGTGTGTCATTAATACAAAGTTCTCTATTTCCCTCTGAAGAATACTAGTATTAATGTTGTCTCTCCTCTCATTTTCATTATTGacaaaaaaattgacaaaaaaatCATTGAGAATATCAATACATAATCAGGATATTTCCTGGGGAAAATTTCACCagcaaaatgatttcaaattaatTGTCTCCAAAGAGAACTTTGTGACAGGCATAGACCACTTAACATTAATATGTATATTACAGAGAGGCCCTCAGGAATCTGCTGTGTTTTTggaagtatattttattttgtttgaggtATGTAATAATACATACAATTTGtagatataaaatagaaacagcTTGATATATCACTACTTATGCCACGAGTCATTAAAGTGTccaaagtaaaaatgaataattggATTTCTCAACAACTTAATTGAATTTCATGTAATATATTTGAAACTGCTATTTTGCTTAGAATGTTTCTGAAGGGACTGAAAGATAGATATTAAGGATAAATGCAATGATAAATAATCTTTAGTCAAGTAGATATTCAGTATCAAAAAGTATTATATGAATTAgacaaaatttagattttttttggattttatttatttatttgaaagagagagagaacaggtggtggggagaggagagggagagggagaagcaggcttcccgctgagcagggaccccagtgctgggcttgatctcaagaccctgggatcatgacaggagccaaaggcagctgcttaactgactaagccagccaggtactccCAAAATTTTGACTTTTAAACCTAAATCAAAAAATATAAGACCATgagaatattaggaaaaaatacattatttcaaattTGAAGTCAGGAAGTCCAAAAAAATTTTGGTagcaggatgggggggggggaagtggggCATGCTTTGGATTGAGTTTTGTTTGCTGTATAATTAATTTGAAACTCTAGGGAAATATCTATATAGTTTGATATTTTAGAGACAAGGCAAAATAAATGGGGTCTAGAGACCATAATCAATAACTTTTGAGAaacttataaataattatatttctaacCAGTTCTTCACTTCTCTACTGTCACCTCCTTGGCTTTACCCTGGTTCCCCTCGATGCTGCAGGTACACCCTTACTGGTCACCATGTTTGCTGATTAACACACCTAAGCAATCATACTTCAGTAAACATTAGACTTTCTCAATGTTAAGTCATTTCATGTCACTCTACATCTTTATGCTACCGCTTAAAATGCTTCCTTAATAAttgcttaattaaaaacaaatttgaagcAAATTTAATCTGACTCCCTAGGATCACATTACTCATACCTCTCCAGgctacattaattaattaattaattggttaAGTAATTGGTTAATTAATTAAGTGCTTTACCTATAACACACAAATACATCTGGTGTTCTGCCCCCTTGAACTGTAAAGGTTTGGGCATTTTATACATTTAGCCCTTTACTCGTTGTAGTGAAACATACCTCATTAGTTCCCAAAATGACACATTGAAGTGAAGCTTTTAAAGACCTGAAAATGAGGTTCTCTTTTGTTCCCTAGAAGTTTATATCACATGACTTAATAACGTTTTAttataacattgaaaaaaattctagaaacaaacaaatgcataaataaaaagcTCCCTTTCCCATACagattaacaaaaacaaaattattctcaAAAGATAAGTGAATACTCTGTTCTTCCATAGGAAACATTTTAAAGGGTTCTTTGATTAATTAAGATAAGACTCCAAGACTTGGTCTGAGAACTGAAAGTAAAAACTTACAGTATTAAATTCTTCTCTAAATTAAGGTATACAGGTGTAATGATAGTGATACCATACAGACTTTCACTGTGCTAGTGCCACAATATGAGGAAGGGGCAGGATGGTACAGGGAATTATTACAACAGGAATTCAGTAGTGATTTAGGAAAACACCAACCTGGAGATGTGTTAGAACAAATTGAGAAAAAGGCCAATGAGGAATTTCTTGTGATCAAGGATGGACATAAAAATTCAGGAATAGgttaattattttccttctacGTTCTCTATTGCCTGTCTACCGGTAGGTACATTGTTTGACTCACAAGTTTCATATTTCTTAtctaggaaataaagaaaatatttttaaagttgttgcCTGTgacatttggaaagaaagaactgGCAATCAGTGAACTAAGTCACAGAACTCTTTGTGACCAGATGGGAAATAACTAAAGGTCTTGTGCATGCATTAAATACAGTTCCCATTAGAGTGATTGGCATGGTGTACATTTGaaaactaaattaataaataatattgtgGTTTTCCTAGGACTTCTAGGTAAGGCAAATTATCCAGAATGGTGTGGAGAAACCAGAACTTTAGCTCTGACTTCATCCTTCTAGGAATCTTTGATCACAGCTTCACCCacaccttcctcttttctctggtCTTGGGCATCTTCACGGTGGCCTTCATGGGAAACACTACTATGATTCTCCTCATTTACTTTGACACCCAGCTCCATACACTTTCTCCTCAGCCATCTCTCCCTAATGGACCTCATGTTCATCTGCACCACTGTACCCAGGATGGCCTTCAACTACTTGTCTGGCAGGAAGTCCATCTCTCTGGCTGGTTGTGGAGCCCAGATATTCTTCTATGTGTCCTCACTTGGAGCTGAATGTTTCCTGTTGGCTCTCATGGCCTATGACCACTATGTGGCTATATGCCACCCACTTTGATACACCATCCTcatgaatcagaaactctgtgcCCTCATGACTGCTGCTTCCTGGATCCTGGGCTCTCTTGATGGCATTATTGTGCTTGTAGAAGTCCTGTCACTCTCTTACTGCAGCTCTCTAGAAATTCATCACTTTTTCTGTGATGTTGCTGCCCTTTTCCCTCTATCTTGCACAGACAGCTCTGCTTTTGAAAGACTGCTTTTCATCTGCTGTGTGGTGATGTTAATACTGCCAGTCTCTGTGATCATTATTTTCTATTCACATGTCCTCCGAGCTGTCATCCGCATGAGCTCTACAGAAAGTCACCGCAAAGCCTTTACCACCTGTTCCTCCCACCTGTCTGTGGTTGGACTCTACTATGGTGCTGCCATGTTCATGTACATGAGACCAGCTTCTAACCACACACCAGACCAGGACAAGATAGTATCTGCCTTCTACACCATCCTCACCCCTATGCTGAACCCTCTCATCTACAGCCTCTGCAACAAAGAAGTGTCCAGGGGACTTCAGAAACtaatgaagaaaggaaagttaatgtaattttttttcaaatataattgaGTGCTCACTCAGGTTCATACTCTTCCAAGGAAGCTGGAATCCCTTGGCCATCAGAGGATGctataatatataaacatcatGTGAAAAATAGGCTGTATTTGGAGATTAGCATAGGCTATTTTACTCCCAATGAATTTTAGTTATATTACTATTTATTAGTAATAAGTACTTGACTTTGAACCCAGTTATAAGTCTTATAGTTCTTTGCTGTGCCCAAGAAAAAATGCTGGAGTTGCAACACTGCTTTTGTTGAGTGACTTTTGCTTAAGGATTACTTACCTGGGAGTAGATAAGTGTTACCCTCCTTGAACCTGGGTATTGACTGTTTTATTCCTGACTCTTTACATAATTACAAACCATTTACAAGTAGGGATTTAGTATTGACACTTTCTCCAATCAAGTCTTATGTCTGTACAAAATAGCTCTTACTtagatcaccacatcaaaaactaatgatgtattgtatggtgaataacagaagaataaaaaaacaaaaaaacaaaaaacccaaaatagcTCTTAGAATgtcctacatattttttttcacctttaaatTAAAAGCGGATTTGTTAACAAATCCAGCTAAAATACCTTTGCAAAAAAATGCTTTGGCCTTTCTTCTAAATCATGATTTATCTTATGActcattcatctttatattgcTAACTATAATCTAtctgaagaaattagaaaaccCTTAGTTATTGGAATTGCTAACTATGGCtatattatcttattatttacttttttttcaatttttcattttttgttaagtTCAATTagctaaaataaattatatcattagtttttgatgtaatgttcaatgattcattagttgcatataacacccagcgctcatcggatcatgtgtcctccttaatgcccatcacagaGTTATGCCACCCCTacacccctcccttctgcaaccctcaatttgtttccagcagtccagagtctctcatgatttgtctccctctctcatttcctcCACTCCAGATTTCcatccttcccctatgatcctctgccctATTCTTTATATTCAACAtgtgagtgaaactatatgataactATCTTAATCTGCtttacatatttcacttagcataatacactccagttccatccatgtcagtacAAATGGTGGGGATTCATTCTTTctgatagctgaataatattccattatttacaTAAACCAAATCTTTATCTATTGATCTGgcaaaggacatcttggctccctCCACAGATTGGGGTTTTGTGGACAttgttgttatgaacattggggtgcatgtgccccttcttttcactacatatgtatctttggggtaaatacctagtagtgcaattcctgggtcctagggtagttctactattaatttcttgaggaacgtccagactgtttcccagagtggctataccaacttgcaaccccaccaacagtgtaaaaggctTCTCtgttctccacaacctcacccagcatttgttgttccctgtcttcttaattttggccattctaactggtgtaaggtggtatctcactgtggttttgatagGCACTTCTGTGATGGTAAGTGATGTagagcatttttttatgtgtccattagtcatttggatgtcttctttagagaagtgtctgttcatgtcttctgcccatttcttgactggattttttttgggggggtattgagtttggtaagttctttagaaaagaacttggacaccagccctttatctgaaatgtcatttgcaaatatcttctcccatttggtaggttgccttttagttttgttgactgtttatcTGGCTGTGAattagatttttatcttgatgaagtcccagtaagtagttcatttttatttttttcactttgcctttagagacatgtcttgcaaGAAATTGCTGCGACCAAttttgaagaggttactgcctgtgttctctaggattttaatggattcctgtctcacattgaggtctttcattcattttgagtttatctttgtccatggtgtaagagaatggtccaggttcattcttctgcttgtggtaggcaattttcctagcaccatttaataaagagacttttttccattggatattctttccttctttgtcaaaatagttggccatagagttgaaggtccatttctgagcactctattctgctccattagtctatgtgtcagtttttgtgccagtaccatgctgtcttgatgatcacagtcctgtaatatatcttttttaaaagattttatttatttattagagaaagagaatgagagagagagagcatgagaggggggagggtcagagggagaaacagactccccgccaagcagggagcccaacgtgggacttgatcccaggacttcaggatcatgacctgagctgaaggcagttgcttaacaaactgagccacccaggcacccagtcctGTAATATATCGTGAAGTAAGGCATTGTGATGTCCCGAGCTTTGgtgttctttttcaacattcccttgctgattttaggtcttttctggttccattcaaattatAGGATTGTTTGTGCCAGCTCTGTGAACaatgttgatggtatttggatagggatagcattgaaagtgtagattgttctgggcagcataggcattttcacaatgtttattcttccaatccatgagcttggaatattttttgcatctttttttctggcttcctCCATTTGTTTTATAAGTGTTCTGTGGTTTCTAGCATGCAGATCCTTTACCACTctggttaactttattcctaagtctctcatggtttttggtgtaattgtaaatgggattgattccttaaatTCTCCTTCTTCAGACACATTGTTTGTGTACagaaatgccactgaattctgtgcatattttgtatcctgccacgttgctgaattgaTTTTTGAGTtgtagcaattttggggtggagtctttaggcTTTTCCACATAAACATCATATAATCTGCATAGaatgagagtttaacttctttttggcctattttaatgtttttatttatttttgttgtctgattgctgaggctaggtcTTCTAGTACTATGATGAACAATAGTCGTGTTTGTGGGCATCCTTGttatgttcctgaccttaagggaaaagctctcaatttttccccattgagaatgatactcactgcaggcttttcatagatggattttatgatatcaaggtatgttccctctatccatatattttgaagaattttaatcagaaaaggatgctgtattttgtcaaatgcattttcttcatcaattgagagttcttctcttttcttttattaatgtcatCTATCAaattgattaatttgtgaatgttgaaacacccttgcagcccaggaataaatcccatttggtcatggtgaataatcctttcaatgtactcttggatcctattagctaggatcttggTGAGCATtatggcatccatgttcatctgggttatttttctgtaattctcctttatgatggggtctttctctggttctgggatcaaggtaatgctggccacaTAGAAAGAGtatgcaagttttccttccatttctgttttttgaaacagcttcagtagaataagtattatttcttctttaaaagtttggtagaatttgcctgggAAGCCACTTGGCCCTGAACtattgtttttttgggaggtttttaattatTGCTTCAATTTAGTTACCGGTTTTTGGTCTCTTcatattgtctatttcttcccctttagtcttggtagtttataagtttccaggaatgcatccatttcttcgagattgcctaatttgttggcatatagttgcccATAATATGTTCTAACAATTATCTCTATTCCCTTGGtattagttgtgatctctcctctttcattcatgatttaaatagtttgggtcttttctcttttcttttaggtaggtctggccagaggtttatcgatcttattaattatttcaaagaactagGTTCTAGCTttgttggtctgttctactgtttttctggtttctattttattgatttctgctctaatctttattatttctcttctcctgctaggtttaagctttattttctcttctttctccagtccTTAAGTGTAagtttagcttgtgtatttgggatttttccaattttttgagagagacttgtactgctatatacttccctcatagaagcacctttgcagtatcccgtATGTTTTGAATTGACTGAcgtgtgttcattttcttttttttttttggtttttacttttttccttttttttttttaatttttattgttatgttaatcaccatatattacatcattagtttttggtgcagtgttccatgattcattgtttgttcataacacccagtgctccatgcagaacgtgccctcctcaatacccatcaccaggctaacccatccccctacccccctcccctctagaaccctcagtttctttttcagagtccatcatctctcatggttcgtctccccctctgacatactccccttttcttcctcttctgttatcttcttctttttcttttttcttaaaatatgttgcgttatttgtttcagaagtacagatctgtgattcaacagtcttgcacaattcacagcgctcaccgtagcacataccctccccaatatctatcacccagccaccccatccctcccacccccgaccactccagtaacactcagtttgtttcctgagattaagaattccacatatcagtgaggtcatgtgatacatgtctttctctgattgacttatttcactcagcataacaccctccagttccatccacgtcgttgcaaatggcaagatctcattccttttgatggctacataatattccattgtgtatatataccaaatcttctttatccattcatctgtcgatgggcatcttggctctttccacagtttggctatggtggacattgctgctataaacattggggtacacgtaccccttcgggtccctacatttgtatctttgtggtaaatacccagtagtgctattgctggatcgaacggtagctctaatttcaactgtttgaggaacctccatactgttttccagaggggttgcaccagcttgcattcccaccaacagtgtaggagggttcccctttctccacatccccgccaacatctgtcgttccctgacttgttaattttagccattctgacgggtgtgaggtggtatctcatggaggttttgatttggatttccctgatgccaagcgatgttgagcactttttcatgtgcctgttggccatttggatgtcttctttggagaaatgtctgttcatgtcttctgcccatttcttgattggattatttgttctttgggtgttgagtttgataagttctttatagattttggatactagccctttatctgatatgtcatttgcaaatattttctcccattctgtcggttgtcttttggttttgtggactgtttcttttgctgtgcagaagctttttatcttgatgaaatcccaatagttcatttttgccctggcttcccgtgcctttggcgatgtttctaggaagaagttgctgcggctaaggtcgaaaaggttgctacctgtgttctcctttaggatttggatggactcctgtctcacgtttaggtctttcaaccatttggagtctatttttgtgtgtggtgtaaggaaatggtccagtttcattcttctgcatgtggctgtccaattttcccaacaccatttgttgaagagactgtctttttgccattggacattctttcctgctttgtcaaaaataagttgaccatagagttgagggtccatttctgggctctcaattctgttccattgatctatgtgtctgtttttgtgccagtaccatattgtcttgatgatgacagctttgtaatagagctggaagtccggaattgtgatgccgccagctttgcttttctttttcagtattcctctggctattctgggtctcttctggttccatacaaattttaggattatttgttccatttctttgaaaaaagtggatggtattttgatggggattgcattgaatgtgtagattgctctaggtagcattgacatcttcacaatgttgattctcccaatccatgagcatggaacgtttttccatttctttgtgtcttcttcaatttctttcctgagtattttatagttttctgagtacagatcctttgcctctttggttagatttattcctaggtatctaatggttttgggtgcaattgtaaatgggatcgactccttgatttgtctctcttctgtcttgttgttggtgtataggaatgccactgatttctgtgcattgattttatatcctgctactttactgaattcctgtatgagttctagcagttttggggtggagtcttttgggttttccacatacagtatcatatcatctgcaaagagtgagagtttgacttcctctttgccgatttggatgcctttgatttctttttgttgtctgattgctgtggctaggacttctaatactatgttgaatagcagtggtgagagtggacatccctgccgcgttcctgaccttaggggaaaagctctcagcctttccccattgagaatgatattcgctgtaggtttttcgtagatggcttttatgatattgaggtatgtaccctctatccctatactctgaagagttttgatcaagaaaggatgttgtactttgtcaaatgctttttctgcatctattgagaggatcatatgattcttgttctttcttttgttaatgtattgtatcacgttgattgatttgcggatgttgaaccagccttgcagcccagggataaatcccacttggtcgtggtgaataatccttttaatgtactgttggatcctattggctagtattttggtgagaatttttgcatccatgttcatcaaggatattggtctgtaattctcttttttgatggggtctttgtctggttttgggatcaaggtaatggtggcctcataaaatgagtttggaagtttcccttccatttctattttttggaacagtttcaggagaataggtattaattcttcttgaaatgtctgatagaattcccctgggaagccatctggccctgggcttttgtttcttgggagatttttgatgactgtttcaatttccttagtggttataggtctgttcaggttttctatttcttcctggttcaattttggtagttgatacttctctaggaatgcacccatttcttccaggttatctaatttgctggcatagagttgctcataatatgttcttataattgtttgtatttctttggtgttgcttgtgatctctcctctttcattcatgattttgttgatttgggtcatttctcttttctttttgatcagtctggccaggggtttatcaatcttgttaattctttcaaagaaccagctcctagtttcgttgatctgttctactgttcttttggtttctagttcattgatttctgctctgatctttatgatttctcttctcctgctgggtttaggctttctttgttgttctttctccagctcctttaggtgtagggttaggttgtgtatttgagacctttcttgtttcttgagaaaggcttgtattgc
Proteins encoded in this window:
- the LOC113929723 gene encoding LOW QUALITY PROTEIN: olfactory receptor 2M4-like (The sequence of the model RefSeq protein was modified relative to this genomic sequence to represent the inferred CDS: inserted 2 bases in 1 codon; substituted 1 base at 1 genomic stop codon), translated to MVWRNQNFSSDFILLGIFDHSFTHTFLFSLVLGIFTVAFMGNTTMILLIYFDTQLHXHFLLSHLSLMDLMFICTTVPRMAFNYLSGRKSISLAGCGAQIFFYVSSLGAECFLLALMAYDHYVAICHPLXYTILMNQKLCALMTAASWILGSLDGIIVLVEVLSLSYCSSLEIHHFFCDVAALFPLSCTDSSAFERLLFICCVVMLILPVSVIIIFYSHVLRAVIRMSSTESHRKAFTTCSSHLSVVGLYYGAAMFMYMRPASNHTPDQDKIVSAFYTILTPMLNPLIYSLCNKEVSRGLQKLMKKGKLM